The sequence below is a genomic window from Candidatus Deferrimicrobium sp..
CCCGATCCCGGCGTTCCCGGTGCTGATGCTCGCGGGGGCTTACGCCTCCACGCGCCACACCTCCATGCCGCTCGTCGTGGGAGTCGCGGTCGTGGGGGGGCTCCTTGCGGACGGGATCTGGTATTTCGTCGGCCGGTGGCGAGGGAAGCGGGTCCTCGATCACCTCTGCCGGATTTCGTTCAACCCGGATGCGTGCCTGGAGCGGGCCGTGGACGGATTCCACCGGCGGGCGAGCGCCACCATCCTGTTCGCGAAATTTCTCCCCGGCGTGAACACGATCATACCCCCGCTGGCTGGCGTCTCGGCGATGCCCTTCCTCCTCTTCCTGCTCCTGGATTTCGCGGGGGCCCTGCTGTGGGCCGGGGCGGCGGTTGCCCTGGGGTTCGCCTTCGGGGAGGAGGTCGCGAAGGCGGCACGGGGGGTCCAGGGGATGTTGGGGTGGTTGCTCCTCGCGGGGCTCGCCGCCACCGTCGCGTGGAGGATCGCCTACCGGTTCTGGCTGGTGAAGCGGTACAGCGCCAGACGGCTCGAACCGGAGGAGGTGCACCGGAGAATGCGGGAAGGGGAGGAGATCCTTGTTCTCGACCTGCGGCGCGACGACGACTACACCGCTGCCGACCG
It includes:
- a CDS encoding VTT domain-containing protein, with translation MDDFASLVARYGLAAVFLFTFLENVGLPIPAFPVLMLAGAYASTRHTSMPLVVGVAVVGGLLADGIWYFVGRWRGKRVLDHLCRISFNPDACLERAVDGFHRRASATILFAKFLPGVNTIIPPLAGVSAMPFLLFLLLDFAGALLWAGAAVALGFAFGEEVAKAARGVQGMLGWLLLAGLAATVAWRIAYRFWLVKRYSARRLEPEEVHRRMREGEEILVLDLRRDDDYTAADRMVAGAVRVRPASFHRHAHHLPRDRELVFYCT